In Cicer arietinum cultivar CDC Frontier isolate Library 1 chromosome 7, Cicar.CDCFrontier_v2.0, whole genome shotgun sequence, a single window of DNA contains:
- the LOC101511085 gene encoding 17.4 kDa class III heat shock protein — MSLLDMDLSGVMNNLLNHIHENPSRTHENKENRGISSIPVDILDTPKEYIFFMDLPGLSKSEIQVTVEDENTLVIKSNRKRKRQDSEDEGCKYLRLERRAPQKFLRKFRLPENANVSAITAKCENGVLNVVVEKHTPPPKSKTVEVAIA, encoded by the exons ATGAGTTTGTTGGACATGGATTTGAGTGGTGTAATGAACAATCTGTTGAATCATATTCATGAAAATCCTTCTAGGACTCATGAGAATAAGGAGAACAGAGGGATTTCTAGTATACCAGTTGACATTTTGGATACTCCTAAAGAGTATATATTCTTCATGGATCTTCCTGGTCTCTCCAAGTCTGAAATTCAG GTGACAGTTGAAGATGAGAACACACTTGTCATAAAAAGCAATAGGAAAAGGAAACGCCAAGATAGTGAAGATGAAGGCTGTAAGTACCTTAGACTGGAGAGAAGAGCACCTCAGAAATTTCTAAGGAAGTTCCGTTTGCCAGAAAATGCTAATGTGTCAGCAATCACAGCTAAATGTGAGAATGGAGTTTTGAATGTGGTTGTAGAGAAGCACACTCCACCTCCAAAATCAAAAACAGTTGAAGTTGCCATTGCTTAA